Within Serratia odorifera, the genomic segment CTGATCCCCATGGTCAGAAAATAGTAAATGCCGTCGCGTTCATGTTGGCTGATGGCCATCGGCGGCCACTTGCCCTGATCGATCGCGTAATATTTAACCGACGGACCGAAATGCTGTTCATACTGCGCCAGATAGTCGCGCTGCATTTTCGGCCACGGGTTGCCTTCTTCGCGCTGCCAACTGCGCCAAAACTGGCGGGTGTTTTCCGCCAGCGCATATTGCGTATTGGTCGATGCGGAGCCCAGTGGATAAGCTAACGGGCTTTCCTTGATGCAGCTGGCGGAATAACACACCGAATGGTCGATATACAGGCTCCAACCGGGGATCACCGACAGCAGCTGGCCGTAATACCACAGCGCGGCGCCGTCATCGCTTTCACTCCACACCACCTGCAACCCTTCCGGATTCAGCGGCGCTTCCCCCTCCAGGTTGCGGCAAAATTCCGCGGCCAGCATCGGCGGCTGGCCAAGTTCCAGCGCGGCGCGATCTTCCTGCTGCGGCGCAGCCGCCAGGTTACGCAACCAGCAGGCGCGTACCTGAAAACGTTCGCTGAACGCCTCCGCGGGATAAATATAAAAATAGGCTGCCCGGTGATCTTGCTGAACCACCGCCACCAGCGTTTGGTTTTCATTACTGACTTCAGCAAGTACATATGACTGGTTCATATCGCCTCAATAGGGTCACTGCGCAGACAAGGAAAATAATCCTGCGCGAAATAGAAATCTGCTTTTTGCCAGTGTAAAACGCATTCGCCAACCGGATCACGCGTAAAACTCTCAAAATTCCGCTAAGCAGTCGATTTTTTACCGTTTTTCACCGCCCGGTTGCGCACTCTGGTCGGATACGGCAAGTAACGACGCCATGGCGCTGGCGAATTCCCGCCTGCTCAGAGCATGCCGCGCAGTATAGGGTGACGGGGCGTTCCCCGTGGTTCGGCTTTGTTATAGAGTAGCCGGTGGGCTAATACAGGAGGTAGAAAAGATGATTATCAGAGCCGGCACCCCCGACGATTACCCACGATTGCTGGCGGTCTGGCTGAGTTCTGTGCGCGCAACCCATCATTTTCTGACGGAAAGGCAGATTGCCGATCTGCGTCCGTTGATCGCCAATGACTATCTGCCCACGCTGGCCGTTTGGGTCGCTCAGGATCACACCGGTCGGATTGGCGGCTTCATCGGCATGAACGCCAACAAGGTCGAGATGCTGTTCGTTGCCGCCGAACAGCGCGGCAAAGGCATCGGCAAATCGCTGTTGGCATTTGTCGAGCAGCAACATGATGTGCTGTTGCTCGACGTCAATGAACAGAACCCACAGGCCATGGCGTTTTATCGGCATTACGGCTTCAGCGTTATCGGCCGCTCAGAGCGTGACGGTCAGGGTAAGCCGTTCCCGCTGCTGCACATGAGACGTGGCACACCTTAGCGAGGCCTCGATGACCTGCAAGTTGCCGGCGCTGCCGGCATCAAACCTTGTTGCCCACCTGGCTCAGGCGTGGCCAAATCATCATCAGCGTCTCCACCAGGCGTAGCAAATCGTCACGGCTGGCTCCTTCACGCGCCTGAACCGACATGCCTTCAATGGTGCACATAATGTACTTGGCCAGTAACGCGGTGTCGGTTTTCGCCAACAGCTCCCCCTGCTGTACCTTGCGATCGAAACAGGCCTTGAGGCTGGCTTCCTGCGTATGATGTTTGCGACGCAGCATTTCGGCCACGTCGTCGGATGCCGGAGACAATGCCGCGGAAGCACACACCATAAAGCAGCCCGACGGCGTTTGCGGATCGGTAAATACCTCCGCCGATGAGCGCACGTAGGCTTCAACCACTTCGGCTATCGGTAACGTCTGTTCCAGCAACTGGTTGGTACAGGTGGTGTACTTGCTCAGATAACGTTCAACGGCGGCACGAAACAGCCCCTCTTTGTTACCGAACTCGGCGTACAGCGTCGGCGCTTTGGCGCCGGTGACCTCGACCAGATCGGCCAGCGAGGTTGATTCATAACCGTGGCGCCAAAACAGATCGAGCGCACGGTCCAGCGCCTGGTCGCGATCAAACTGTTTCGGTCTGCCGCGCGTTTTCTTCGCACATACCTCTTCTTTGATAGTCATAGACCCTCGCGTGTTGCGCCCCGAATCAGGGCTTGCCAATTAAATTAACGATCATTATAAAAAAATATTGCGCCGGCGTCGAGAAGCGATTACCATTTAGTTATCGATCATTATTTAAATGTAACGACAAAGACAAAATGACTCAATCGAATTCTCGGATAGGAACCAACTTTATGAAAAACTTAAAAATAGCATTAACCGCACTGACTCTGGCCAGCCTCTCCTTCGGCAGTTTCGCCGCAGAACAGGTCAACAGTCAACCGGCAAACCAACAGAAAATCGGCGTCGTCAGCAGCAGCGGCGCGTCGGATATTACCTCTCTGCAAGCCAGCCTGGCAAAAAAAGCCGAGCAACAAGGCGCCTCGTCATACCGCATCATCGGTGCCGGTGGTAACAACCAGCTGCACGGAACGGCAGTTATTTATAAATAACAGTAAGTTAATTTAATTCCAGCGCCGGGAAATGCCGTTTTACCCTTCGCAGAGATACGAAAAACCAGGAATTAATTAACGAACATTAAAAAATAACTTGCAATTCGCCAAACCGGCGTCTAACATTAAATTATCGATCGTTAATTAATTTAACGACCAACAGAACAAACTTCATACCGAACATAAGATAGGAATATGATTATGAAAAACCTGAAAATGACCATCGCTGCTCTTGCTCTTGCTTCTGTTTCATTTGGTAGCTTCGCTGCCGAACTGGTTAACAGCCAACCTGCCGATCTGCAAAAAGCCGGTGTGGTAACGGTAAGCGGTGCTTCTGACCTGACTAGCCTGGAAAACAAACTGGCAGCCAAAGCGGATGAAGCCGGTGCAAAATCATTCCAGATCATTTCAACTGCCGGTGACAACAAACTGCACGGCACTGCGATCATCTACAATTAATCAATTGCTGACACGGCAATTGCGCAAAGAGGCGGCCCTGGCCGCCTTTTGTGTTTTCTGGAAAACCCGCCACCCCGTCGCGTGATGAACTCATCGCCGTAATCCGGCTGCGCGCCAATGCCCCGCCCCGGCTTGCCGTCCCCCAACACCAGCGCCATGGTGCTGAACATTCAGCGCCAGCGAGGCCGGTTCCGCATCTGGTTTGCTAGCGTTGTCTCGACTATCGCTACGCTATGCACCAAACCTGGTGCGCATTGATAGCCGTGGGTGATTTTCCCTTTTGCCAATTTTGGCCCATGCTTAAACGAGGCCAGCCGCGGCAGGTAAACGGTCAGTTGCGGACGCCCTCCTCTTTACTTTGGCTAAGCGGGATGCCGGCTCATGACGAAAAAAACCACTTTATTGCAGTTTTTCCATTGGTATTACCCCGATGGCGGCAAGCTATGGCAAGAAGCGGCGCAACGCGCTGCGCAGATTGCCGAGATCGGCATCACCGACCTGTGGTTACCACCGGCCTACAAAGGCGCATCCGGCGGCTATTCGGTTGGCTACGACAGCTACGATTTGTTCGATTTGGGCGAGTTCGATCAGAAAGGCAGCCGCGCCACCAAATACGGCGACCGGGAATCGCTGATCCATGCCGCCAATACTCTGCGTGAGCACGGGGTACGCATCATTTACGACACGGTGTTCAACCACAAGATGGGGGCTGACGAAACCGAACGGGTGCATGTTTACCGCACCGATACGCAGGATCGTAATGACATTGACGACCGCGGTTTTGACGCCACCGCCTACACCCGTTTCACCTTTCCAGGCCGTCAGGGGAAATATTCCGCCTTCGTTTGGGACTACACCTGCTTTAGCGGCGTAGATTACCTGGAAGATCCGCAGGAAAAAGGCATCTTTAAAATCGCCAACGACTACGGCGATGACGGCTGGAACGAGCAGGTCGATGACGAGAAAGGCAATTTCGATTATCTGATGGGCGCCGACGTGGAGTTACGCAATAGCGCGGTGGCAGAAGAGTTGAAATACTGGGGGCGCTGGCTGCTGGAAACCCTGCCCTGTGACGGATTCCGCCTCGACGCCGCCAAACACATTCCGGCCTGGTTCTTCAAACAGTGGGCCGACCACGTGCGAGAAGCGGCACAGCGCGATCTGTTGATCGTCGCCGAATACTGGTCGCACGATTTGGCGTCGCTGCAACAATACATCGACATGGTAGACGGCAGAGTGATGCTGTTCGACGTGGCACTGCATCTGAAATTCCACCAGGCATCGAAACAGGCCGATCAATTCGACATGGCGCAGATCTTTACCGATACCCTGACCGCCACCCATCCCAGCCACGCGGTGACGATTGTCGCCAACCACGATACACAGCCGCTACAATCGCTGGAAGCGCCGGTTGAACCCTGGTTCAAACCGCTGGCCTACGCGCTGATCCTGCTGCGCGAACAGGGCGTACCCTGCGTGTTTTATCCGGATCTGTATGGCGCAAGCTATCAGGATACCGGCCGTGATGGCGGCGAGTACCCGATCGACATGCCGGTCATCACCGAGTTGGAAAAACTGATCGTCGCCCGCCAGCGTTTTGCCAACGGGGCACAAACCGATTACTTCGACGATAGGCACTGTGTCGCCTTCAGCCGCAGCGGTACCGCAGAGGCACCGGGCTGCGTGGTAGTGCTGACCAACGGCGCAGAAAACAGCAAAACGGTGACGCTGGGCAATGCGCTGGCGCATCGGCAATGGCGCGACTTCCTTGGCAACCGCGCAGAGACGATCGAAACGGACCAGGAGGGCCGCGCCGACTTTCCGGTCAACGGCGGCAGCGTCAGCGTATGGGTATTGGCGGAAAATGTCTGACAGGCCGCAGCAACGCCGGCGGCGGGCAAACTAATTACCCGCTTTCTGGTCTAATTGGCAATTCTGACCAGGCAAACCATTCACACCAGAGCCTAAATAGGGTACAAGGCTGCATGAAAATTCCAAAACGACTCCAGCCATTGGTAGATGATGGTTTAATCGACGACGTCATTCGTCGTTTGAAAAGCGGTAAAGAGGCCGACGTGTTTATCGTGCGCTGCGGTAACGACATCCGCTGCGCCAAAGTGTACAAAGAAGCGGACAAACGCAACTTCAAACAAGCGGTGCATTATCAGGAAGGCCGCAAAGTGCGTAACAGCCGCGATGCGCGTGCGATGAGCAAAGGTTCCCGCTTTGGTCGCCAACAGCAGGAAGAAGCCTGGCAAAACACCGAGGTCGATGCGCTACACCTGCTGGCAAAGGCCGGCGTGCGCGTGCCACAACCGGATATCTGCCTTGACGGCGTGCTGCTGATGGAGCTTATCACCGATGAAGAAGGCCTGGTGGCCCCGCGCCTGAGCGACATCACGCTGGAGCCGGCGCAGGCGCTGGCCGATCATGCATTGATGATGAACTACGCGGTGCGCATGCTGTGCGCCGGGCTGGTGCATGGCGATCTGTCGGAATTCAACGTGCTGATGGATAAAAACGGCCCGGTGATCATCGATCTACCGCAGGTGGTCGACGCCGCCGCCAACAATCACGCCAAAAGCATGTTTGAACGTGATATCAACAACATGACGCAATATTACGGCCAGTTCGCGCCGCAGCTGCTGGGCAGCAAATACGCCAAGGAAATCTGGGCGCTGTATCAGGAAGGCAAACTGACGCCAGAAAGCACGCTGACCGGCCACTATCAGGAAAGCAGCAAAAGCGCCGACGTGGGGTCGGTGCTGGACGAAATACAGGCCGCCAGCGACGCCTACCAGCGCCAGCAGATGGCGCGCAACGAAGAGTAAACACGCGCCGTCTGCGTTGGTTATTTGCCGGCAGCGGCGACCGGCCGCCAACGCGGCAAGCCAAACATATTGACTGCCATGCCGGCCAGCACGCACAGCGCACCGGCAATTTGCAGCGTGGATAATGTTTCCCCCATCAGCAACCAGGCACTGAGCAACCCAACCAACGGAACCAATAGCGCCAGCGGCGCCACTCGCCAGGTTTCATAACGCGCCAGCAGGCTGCCCCAGATAGAATAGCCGAACAGGGTGGCGGCAAACGCCAGATAGGCAATCACCAATACGCTGCTTAAGCGCAAATGACGCAGGCTGTCGATCGCCAACTGACGGTCGTCGAACAGCCAGCTACAGGCAAAAAATGGCAATATGGGAATCAGCGCGCTCCATACCACCAGCGGCAGGATACCCTGCTGGCGAAAGGTGCTCATGATTTTCTTATTGGCAACATTACCCAGCGCCCAGGACAACGCCGCGCCGAGCGTCAGCAACAGTCCGGCCAGCGGCACCGCGCCGCTCCCCTGCTGTTGCAGGCTGGCCTGCGCCAGCAACAGCATGCCGGCGGTGGCGATAACGATCCCCACCAGGTGGTTGGCGCGCAGCCGGTCTCCCAGCAACAGCATCGCCAATAACAGCGTAAAGAACACCTGCGCCTGTAGCACCAGCGACGCCAGCCCGGCCGGCATGCCGACCTTGATGGCCAGAAACAACAGCGCAAACTGGCCAAAACTCATGCTCAGGCCGTACAGCATCAGCCATTTCCACGGCAGTTGCGGGCGGGGAATAAAAAATATCGCCGGCAGCGCCACCAACAGGAAACGCAGCCCGGCCAGCAGAAAAGGCGGCATGCTCTGTAAGCCGTACTTGATAATGACGAAATTCACCCCCCAGATAATCACCACCAACAACGCCAATAACCGATCGCGGACTGCCATGTTTGCTCCAGAGCAACGGGATAGTTGATAGGTATAACGTTAGCGGTGATGTACCCTGCAACTCAATTAAATTTTCTGCGAGCCGACGACGCGCGGCGATAAAGGCTACGCCGGCATCACGCCGATAAACGAGGTTTTCTTGCGCGGCTCGGTCATCAGCGCCTCCAGTTGCTCTACGCATTGCAGGTAATGCGGCGTTTTTTTATGCGCCTCCACCGCGTGCCGATCCTTATAGGCTTCATAGATATAAAAGCGCGTCGGGATGTTCTCATCCTGCAGTACGTCAAATCGCAGGTTGCCCGGCTCGGCAATGGCGCCAAGATGGTTGGCGCGAAACACCGCGAGAAACTGCTCCACTTGGTCGGGTTTGACGTTGATTTCGACTAACGTAACCTGCATAACGGCTCCTTGCTGACACGGGGATATCCCCCAATGCTAGGCGCTATTGGGCGGATTTCCGCCTCAGCTCGGCGTTTTTGCAGCCCACCTCACAGTTCTTAAACCTCACGCCCGCGTCGCCTGCCTCGTCAATCCCACCCGCCATCTATAGTTAAGACTGGTCTTCCAGAGAGTGTGAACTATGCGCAATTTATTGATGGCATTGGACGCAGGTACGGGCAGCATTCGAGCGGTCATTTTTGATCTGGAAGGCCAGCAAATCGCCAGCGGCCAGGCGGAATGGCGCCATCTGGCGGTGCCGAACGTGCCCGGTTCGATGGAGTTCGATCTCAGCCACAACTGGCAACTGGCCTGTCAGTGCATACGACAGGCGTTGCAGCAGGCCAACGCCGAGGCGCAGGAGATCCGTGCGCTGGCATGCTGTTCGATGCGTGAAGGTATCGTGCTGTACGATAGCGACGGCGCAGCCATCTGGGCCTGCGCCAACGTCGACGCTCGTGCCAGCCGCGAGGTCAGCGAGCTCAAGGAGCTGCATAATCACGGCTTTGAGCGCGAGGTTTATCGCTATTCCGGCCAGACGCTGGCGTTGAGCGCCATGCCGCGCCTGCTGTGGTTGGCGCATAATCGCCCTGACATCTATCGCCGCGCGGCGACGGTCACCATGATCGGCGATTGGCTGGCAAACTGTCTCAGCGGTGAACTGGCGGTGGATCCGTCCAATGCCGGCACCACCGGCATGCTGGATCTGACCAGCCGCAACTGGCGTCCCGAACTGCTGGATATGGCCGGTCTGCGCGCCGATATGCTGTCGCCGGTAAAGGAAACCGGCAGCCTGCTGGGCCAGGTCACCGCGCTGGCGGCACAACAAAGCGGGCTGCTGGCCGGCACGCCGGTGGTGATGGGCGGCGGCGATGTGCAGTTGGGCTGTCTGGGGCTGGGGGTGGTGCGCGCCGGGCAAACGGCGGTGCTGGGCGGAACCTTTTGGCAGCAAATCGTCAATCTGCCCCAGCCGCTGACCGATCCCGAGATGAACATTCGCATTAATCCGCACGTTATTCCCGGCATGGCGCAGGCGGAATCCATCAGTTTCTTCACCGGCCTGACCATGCGCTGGTTCCGCGATGCATTCTGTGCAGAAGAAAAACTGCTGGCGCAGCGGCTGGGGGTCGATGCCTATGCGCTGCTGGAGGAGATGGCGGCACGGGTGCCGCCCGGCGCCTACGGCGTGATGCCGATTTTTTCCGACGCCATGCATTTTAACCACTGGTATCACGCCGCGCCGTCATTTATCAATATGTCGCTGGATCCCGAGCGTTGCAACAAGCAGACGCTGTTTCGCGCATTGGAAGAAAATGCGGCGATCGTTTCCGCCTGCAATCTGCAGCAAATTGCACGCTTTTCCGGCGTACAGCCGCAATCGCTGGTATTCGCCGGCGGCGGTGCCAAAGGCAAGCTGTGGAGTCAGATCCTCAGCGACGTCACCGGCTTGCCGGTGCAGGTGCCGCTAGTGAAAGAGGCGACCGCACTGGGCTGCGCCATTGCCGCCGGGGTTGGCGTCGGGCTGTATCCCTCGCTGGCGGAAACCGGTGAACGGCTGGTACGCTGGGAGCGGCAATATCAACCGGATATGGCCCTGCATACCTTGTATCAACGGCAGAAGGAGACCTGGCTGGAAGTGTATGCCGATCAACTGACGCTGGTGGATCACGGCCTGACCACCTCGCTGTGGAAGGCGCCGGGGCTCTAGTCTGGCCGCCGTACGGCACGATTGTTCCTGTACAGAAACAGTGTAATTACCGCAAACGGATTTATCTGGCGCACAACGCTGCGTAAATTGTGATCTCTGTCACTCGCTGCCGGTGCGAGCGAATCACAATATCTCCTGAGACGAGCGGTATTATGCTGAATAATAAAGATAAACCTGCATCATCAGCCTGGTTGGCCATTTTTTCACTGACGGTCGCCTGTTTTGTTATGGTGACAACAGAATTCCTGCCGATCGGTTTGCTGACCAATATCGCCCCTTCCCTGAACGTCAGTACCGGTACCGCCGGCCTGATGGTGACCATGCC encodes:
- the lsrK gene encoding autoinducer-2 kinase; its protein translation is MRNLLMALDAGTGSIRAVIFDLEGQQIASGQAEWRHLAVPNVPGSMEFDLSHNWQLACQCIRQALQQANAEAQEIRALACCSMREGIVLYDSDGAAIWACANVDARASREVSELKELHNHGFEREVYRYSGQTLALSAMPRLLWLAHNRPDIYRRAATVTMIGDWLANCLSGELAVDPSNAGTTGMLDLTSRNWRPELLDMAGLRADMLSPVKETGSLLGQVTALAAQQSGLLAGTPVVMGGGDVQLGCLGLGVVRAGQTAVLGGTFWQQIVNLPQPLTDPEMNIRINPHVIPGMAQAESISFFTGLTMRWFRDAFCAEEKLLAQRLGVDAYALLEEMAARVPPGAYGVMPIFSDAMHFNHWYHAAPSFINMSLDPERCNKQTLFRALEENAAIVSACNLQQIARFSGVQPQSLVFAGGGAKGKLWSQILSDVTGLPVQVPLVKEATALGCAIAAGVGVGLYPSLAETGERLVRWERQYQPDMALHTLYQRQKETWLEVYADQLTLVDHGLTTSLWKAPGL
- the amyA gene encoding alpha-amylase, with the protein product MTKKTTLLQFFHWYYPDGGKLWQEAAQRAAQIAEIGITDLWLPPAYKGASGGYSVGYDSYDLFDLGEFDQKGSRATKYGDRESLIHAANTLREHGVRIIYDTVFNHKMGADETERVHVYRTDTQDRNDIDDRGFDATAYTRFTFPGRQGKYSAFVWDYTCFSGVDYLEDPQEKGIFKIANDYGDDGWNEQVDDEKGNFDYLMGADVELRNSAVAEELKYWGRWLLETLPCDGFRLDAAKHIPAWFFKQWADHVREAAQRDLLIVAEYWSHDLASLQQYIDMVDGRVMLFDVALHLKFHQASKQADQFDMAQIFTDTLTATHPSHAVTIVANHDTQPLQSLEAPVEPWFKPLAYALILLREQGVPCVFYPDLYGASYQDTGRDGGEYPIDMPVITELEKLIVARQRFANGAQTDYFDDRHCVAFSRSGTAEAPGCVVVLTNGAENSKTVTLGNALAHRQWRDFLGNRAETIETDQEGRADFPVNGGSVSVWVLAENV
- a CDS encoding PA4780 family RIO1-like protein kinase codes for the protein MKIPKRLQPLVDDGLIDDVIRRLKSGKEADVFIVRCGNDIRCAKVYKEADKRNFKQAVHYQEGRKVRNSRDARAMSKGSRFGRQQQEEAWQNTEVDALHLLAKAGVRVPQPDICLDGVLLMELITDEEGLVAPRLSDITLEPAQALADHALMMNYAVRMLCAGLVHGDLSEFNVLMDKNGPVIIDLPQVVDAAANNHAKSMFERDINNMTQYYGQFAPQLLGSKYAKEIWALYQEGKLTPESTLTGHYQESSKSADVGSVLDEIQAASDAYQRQQMARNEE
- a CDS encoding GNAT family N-acetyltransferase, whose protein sequence is MIIRAGTPDDYPRLLAVWLSSVRATHHFLTERQIADLRPLIANDYLPTLAVWVAQDHTGRIGGFIGMNANKVEMLFVAAEQRGKGIGKSLLAFVEQQHDVLLLDVNEQNPQAMAFYRHYGFSVIGRSERDGQGKPFPLLHMRRGTP
- a CDS encoding TetR/AcrR family transcriptional regulator: MTIKEEVCAKKTRGRPKQFDRDQALDRALDLFWRHGYESTSLADLVEVTGAKAPTLYAEFGNKEGLFRAAVERYLSKYTTCTNQLLEQTLPIAEVVEAYVRSSAEVFTDPQTPSGCFMVCASAALSPASDDVAEMLRRKHHTQEASLKACFDRKVQQGELLAKTDTALLAKYIMCTIEGMSVQAREGASRDDLLRLVETLMMIWPRLSQVGNKV
- a CDS encoding suppressor of fused domain protein, with the translated sequence MNQSYVLAEVSNENQTLVAVVQQDHRAAYFYIYPAEAFSERFQVRACWLRNLAAAPQQEDRAALELGQPPMLAAEFCRNLEGEAPLNPEGLQVVWSESDDGAALWYYGQLLSVIPGWSLYIDHSVCYSASCIKESPLAYPLGSASTNTQYALAENTRQFWRSWQREEGNPWPKMQRDYLAQYEQHFGPSVKYYAIDQGKWPPMAISQHERDGIYYFLTMGISIRPMPWVEILFNDDATQYRRMELGIAIDGQYMTEDNAIQMASALAGFAHVPWAQITWMGEGHTLASEVAPQGYAGYVLSSRFYPYQQHLTLPTQYGDPVNLYWASPVFENERIQTQATPNGGHELVTGLREQGVDHIFRPRQPLC
- the bhsA gene encoding multiple stress resistance protein BhsA, with translation MKNLKIALTALTLASLSFGSFAAEQVNSQPANQQKIGVVSSSGASDITSLQASLAKKAEQQGASSYRIIGAGGNNQLHGTAVIYK
- the bhsA gene encoding multiple stress resistance protein BhsA, producing MKNLKMTIAALALASVSFGSFAAELVNSQPADLQKAGVVTVSGASDLTSLENKLAAKADEAGAKSFQIISTAGDNKLHGTAIIYN
- a CDS encoding O-acetylserine/cysteine exporter, with protein sequence MAVRDRLLALLVVIIWGVNFVIIKYGLQSMPPFLLAGLRFLLVALPAIFFIPRPQLPWKWLMLYGLSMSFGQFALLFLAIKVGMPAGLASLVLQAQVFFTLLLAMLLLGDRLRANHLVGIVIATAGMLLLAQASLQQQGSGAVPLAGLLLTLGAALSWALGNVANKKIMSTFRQQGILPLVVWSALIPILPFFACSWLFDDRQLAIDSLRHLRLSSVLVIAYLAFAATLFGYSIWGSLLARYETWRVAPLALLVPLVGLLSAWLLMGETLSTLQIAGALCVLAGMAVNMFGLPRWRPVAAAGK
- the lsrG gene encoding (4S)-4-hydroxy-5-phosphonooxypentane-2,3-dione isomerase; the protein is MQVTLVEINVKPDQVEQFLAVFRANHLGAIAEPGNLRFDVLQDENIPTRFYIYEAYKDRHAVEAHKKTPHYLQCVEQLEALMTEPRKKTSFIGVMPA